The following are encoded in a window of Manihot esculenta cultivar AM560-2 chromosome 8, M.esculenta_v8, whole genome shotgun sequence genomic DNA:
- the LOC122724330 gene encoding class I heat shock protein-like — MSLIRSLFATPFSTDVYGSNNEISTFANVEVDWKETPEAHVFKADLPGLKKEEVKVEIEEGRVLQISGERSVEDEEKNDKWHRMERGRGKFVRKFWLPENAKVDEVKASMENGVLTVTIPKAEEKKPEVKAIEITGA; from the coding sequence ATGTCTCTGATCCGATCCTTGTTTGCTACCCCATTCTCCACCGACGTGTACGGTTCGAACAACGAGATTTCCACATTCGCTAATGTAGAAGTTGATTGGAAGGAGACCCCAGAAGCCCATGTGTTCAAAGCTGATCTTCCAGGCCTAAAGAAAGAGGAAGTGAAAGTTGAGATTGAGGAAGGAAGGGTTCTTCAGATCAGCGGGGAGAGAAGTGTGGAGGACGAGGAGAAGAATGATAAGTGGCACCGCATGGAAAGGGGAAGAGGGAAGTTTGTGAGGAAATTCTGGTTACCGGAAAATGCTAAGGTTGATGAAGTGAAGGCTTCAATGGAGAATGGAGTGCTGACGGTGACCATTCCGAAGGCGGAGGAGAAGAAGCCTGAGGTCAAGGCTATTGAGATCACCGGAGCTTGA
- the LOC110621495 gene encoding serine/threonine-protein phosphatase 7 long form homolog, with amino-acid sequence MEKRRNRRDRRNYILSGPNDLSLLYAQADHRSEAIWQQNMEVGAIACRRMGTILHLDDIPNQIIPYLRQTGFYGIIRLGFFALDWHLISALVERWRPETHTFMFSEGEMTITVQDVGLITGLPVNGAAVTGRSCHHWSSVCEALLGVVPPNSAIRGCYLKMVWLAEEFSQLPDDSDEEVVQRFARAYIMRVIGSIFSDTSASRVNLIFLPLLADLEKVGNYSWGGACLAWLYRQLCKTTNPEVMQMAGSLFILQIWTWDCITAVSPTLWSNDNGGRHPRTR; translated from the exons ATGGAGAAAAGACGCAATCGCCGTGACCGccgtaattatattttatcggGTCCCAACGATTTATCCTTGCTATATGCACAAGCCGATCATCGGTCTGAGGCTATATGGCAACAAAATATGGAAGTTGGGGCAATTGCTTGCAGAAGGATGGGAACAATTTTACATCTGGACGACATTCCGAATCAAATAATACCTTATCTGAGACAAACTGGATTTTATGGGATAATACGGTTAGGATTTTTTGCATTGGATTGGCATCTAATTAGTGCCCTGGTGGAGCGGTGGCGACCAGAGACCCATACGTTTATGTTTTCCGAAGGGGAAATGACCATTACCGTTCAGGATGTAGGGTTAATAACCGGGTTGCCGGTCAATGGTGCAGCTGTTACAGGGCGTTCATGCCACCATTGGTCATCGGTGTGTGAGGCACTATTAGGTGTCGTTCCACCTAATAGTGCCATAAGAGGTTGTTACTTGAAGATGGTATGGCTAGCTGAGGAGTTTAGTCAGCTTCCAGATGACTCCGATGAGGAAGTTGTGCAGAGGTTCGCACGCGCATATATCATGAGAGTTATTGGATCTATTTTTAGTGATACATCAGCTTCGCGTGTGAACCTTATATTTTTACCTTTGCTAGCCGACTTGGAGAAAGTCGGCAATTATAGCTGGGGTGGTGCATGTCTGGCATGGTTGTACAGACAGTTATGTAAGACGACAAATCCTGAAGTTATGCAAATGGCAGGTTCATTGTTCATTCTCCAGATATGGACATGGGACTGTATCACAGCAGTTTCGCCGACACT GTGGAGTAATGATAACGGAGGTCGTCACCCACGTACTCGTTGA